In Streptomyces sp. SID8374, one genomic interval encodes:
- a CDS encoding 2Fe-2S iron-sulfur cluster-binding protein: MSNEETSDQHGHGDGPDPRYGGWEPTPQSGEYDADATAFVQLPPEDLAAAPLAAPGHGYVPPMIVPLTPAAGLDPAATGSWVVQTQSQQQAQAERRAQEESVPGAVHWPDPNEQGGYAQPYQNTSHSTAQWNFTEAMGEQPGQPGAGEYPDHNGPGEYQEHSGSGTGGAEYPDHTGPDHYADHGGHAAPGDHTGPGDYAGHTGPGDPASHQDHTGHTSHTGHTDTPTHTDTSGHTAHTGQPTHVGHTGQWTIPVADGDLPDESGEFLASAAASQQWYADDTRPATLPGGAPAPWATQPQPEESPAPVRPGPDEEHAAAHPAADPGTGAHPLAAEEAEEPAEPLTAAEPEPEAEPPADTAPEAPTEAETGPPSEETAPALAEADAEQAPEAEPEPDPAHDPAHDPATAPVDVPSEHPAASYLLHVNGVDRPVSDAWIGESLLYVLRERLGLAGAKDGCSQGECGACNVQVDGRLVASCLVPAATAAGSEVRTVEGLAVDGEPSDVQRALSACGAVQCGFCIPGMAMTVHDLLEGNHAPSELETRQALCGNLCRCSGYRGVLDAVADVVAAREASAEASVAAQDEARIPHQAEPGAGGVQPQHQHHPHEGGAQ; the protein is encoded by the coding sequence GTGAGCAATGAGGAAACCTCCGACCAGCACGGGCACGGCGACGGCCCCGACCCCCGGTACGGGGGCTGGGAGCCGACGCCGCAGAGCGGTGAGTACGACGCCGACGCCACCGCGTTCGTCCAGCTCCCGCCGGAGGACCTGGCGGCCGCGCCCCTGGCCGCCCCCGGCCACGGTTACGTACCGCCGATGATCGTGCCGCTGACCCCGGCCGCCGGTCTGGACCCGGCCGCGACGGGCAGCTGGGTCGTCCAGACGCAGAGCCAGCAGCAGGCGCAGGCGGAGCGGCGCGCCCAGGAGGAGTCGGTCCCGGGAGCGGTGCACTGGCCGGACCCGAACGAGCAGGGCGGCTACGCGCAGCCGTACCAGAACACCTCGCACTCCACGGCCCAGTGGAACTTCACCGAGGCGATGGGGGAGCAGCCGGGGCAGCCGGGCGCGGGGGAGTACCCGGACCACAACGGGCCCGGGGAGTACCAGGAGCACTCGGGCTCCGGAACGGGTGGTGCGGAGTACCCGGACCACACCGGCCCGGACCACTACGCGGACCACGGGGGCCACGCGGCCCCTGGTGACCACACGGGCCCCGGCGACTACGCGGGTCACACCGGCCCCGGCGACCCCGCGAGCCACCAGGACCACACCGGCCACACCAGCCACACCGGCCACACCGACACCCCCACGCACACCGACACCTCAGGCCACACCGCGCACACGGGTCAGCCCACGCACGTCGGCCACACCGGCCAGTGGACGATCCCGGTCGCGGACGGGGATCTTCCGGACGAGTCGGGCGAATTCCTGGCCTCGGCGGCGGCCTCGCAGCAGTGGTACGCGGACGACACGCGCCCGGCCACGCTCCCCGGCGGCGCCCCCGCCCCCTGGGCCACCCAGCCGCAGCCCGAGGAGTCCCCGGCGCCCGTGCGCCCCGGCCCGGACGAGGAGCACGCGGCGGCCCACCCCGCCGCCGACCCCGGGACGGGTGCGCACCCGCTCGCCGCCGAGGAGGCGGAGGAGCCGGCCGAACCCCTCACCGCAGCGGAACCGGAACCGGAAGCGGAACCCCCGGCCGACACCGCCCCGGAAGCGCCCACCGAGGCCGAGACCGGCCCCCCCTCCGAGGAAACGGCACCAGCCCTCGCCGAGGCGGACGCGGAACAGGCCCCCGAAGCGGAACCCGAGCCGGACCCGGCCCACGACCCCGCGCACGACCCGGCCACCGCCCCCGTCGACGTACCCAGCGAACACCCCGCCGCCTCCTACCTCCTGCACGTCAACGGCGTGGACCGCCCGGTCTCCGACGCCTGGATCGGCGAGTCCCTGCTCTACGTGCTCCGCGAGCGCCTGGGCCTCGCCGGGGCCAAGGACGGCTGCTCGCAGGGCGAGTGCGGGGCGTGCAACGTCCAGGTCGACGGCCGCCTGGTCGCCTCCTGCCTGGTGCCCGCCGCGACGGCCGCGGGCAGCGAGGTCCGTACGGTCGAGGGGCTGGCCGTCGACGGCGAACCCTCCGACGTCCAGCGCGCGCTCTCCGCCTGCGGGGCCGTCCAGTGCGGCTTCTGCATCCCCGGCATGGCGATGACCGTCCACGACCTGCTGGAGGGCAACCACGCCCCCAGCGAGCTGGAGACCCGCCAGGCCCTCTGCGGCAACCTCTGCCGCTGCTCCGGCTACCGGGGCGTACTCGACGCGGTCGCGGACGTCGTCGCGGCCCGCGAGGCGAGCGCGGAGGCGTCCGTCGCCGCCCAGGACGAGGCCCGCATCCCGCACCAGGCCGAGCCCGGCGCCGGCGGCGTACAGCCACAGCACCAGCACCACCCGCACGAGGGAGGCGCGCAGTGA
- a CDS encoding FAD binding domain-containing protein encodes MTTHAPQAMQSVTLPASLDEAVAALEAMPAAVPVAGGTDLMAAVNKGLLRPSGLVGLGRISELRGWHYQDGHALLGAGLTHARMGRPDFAALIPALAASARAAGPPQIRNAGTLGGNIATSAPTGDALPVLAALEAELVVAGPGGTRREVPVSHLLAGREMLAPAELIGFVRVPLLHAPQVFLKATGRTGPGRATASVAIVLDPARRGVRCAVGAIAPMPLRPLEAERWIASLIDWDGERGLAPDALAAFGEYVAAACIPDHEPPADGSEAPPLSPAVLHLRRTVAALARRALGRALS; translated from the coding sequence TTGACCACGCACGCACCGCAGGCGATGCAGTCGGTGACGCTGCCGGCCTCGTTGGACGAGGCCGTGGCGGCGCTGGAAGCCATGCCTGCCGCCGTCCCCGTGGCGGGGGGAACGGACCTGATGGCGGCCGTGAACAAGGGGCTCCTGCGCCCCTCGGGACTGGTCGGCCTCGGCCGGATCAGCGAGCTGCGCGGCTGGCACTACCAGGACGGCCACGCCCTGCTCGGCGCCGGCCTCACCCACGCCCGCATGGGACGGCCCGACTTCGCCGCCCTGATCCCCGCCCTCGCCGCCTCCGCGCGCGCCGCGGGCCCGCCCCAGATCCGCAACGCCGGAACCCTCGGCGGCAACATCGCCACCTCCGCGCCCACCGGCGACGCCCTGCCGGTGCTGGCCGCCCTGGAGGCCGAGCTGGTCGTCGCCGGACCCGGCGGCACGCGCCGCGAGGTCCCGGTCTCGCACCTGCTGGCCGGCCGCGAGATGCTCGCCCCCGCCGAGCTGATCGGCTTCGTCCGCGTACCGCTGCTGCACGCCCCGCAGGTGTTCCTGAAGGCCACCGGCCGCACCGGCCCCGGCCGCGCCACCGCCTCGGTCGCCATCGTGCTGGACCCGGCCCGGCGCGGCGTGCGCTGCGCGGTCGGCGCCATCGCCCCGATGCCGCTGCGCCCGCTGGAGGCGGAGCGCTGGATCGCCTCGCTGATCGACTGGGACGGCGAACGGGGCCTGGCGCCCGACGCGCTGGCGGCCTTCGGCGAGTACGTCGCCGCCGCCTGCATCCCGGACCACGAGCCGCCGGCCGACGGCTCGGAGGCCCCGCCGCTGTCCCCGGCCGTACTCCACCTGCGGCGCACCGTCGCCGCGCTCGCCCGACGCGCACTGGGGAGGGCACTGTCGTGA